In Paenibacillus hexagrammi, the following are encoded in one genomic region:
- a CDS encoding phage tail assembly protein, whose protein sequence is MAFKTEYEFELPRGYVDENGTLHKRGVMRLATAADEILPMRDQRVQQNPGYLTIILLTRVITKLGDLRAIDTRVVEKLFTADLAFLQNFYRQINEMEVPTVHTSCPKCEHEFDVEVSFLDEMAGA, encoded by the coding sequence ATGGCGTTTAAAACAGAATACGAATTTGAACTTCCAAGAGGATATGTAGACGAGAACGGTACGCTTCATAAAAGAGGCGTGATGCGTCTTGCAACTGCGGCAGATGAGATCTTGCCTATGAGAGACCAACGTGTTCAGCAGAATCCGGGCTATTTGACGATCATTTTGCTTACAAGAGTGATTACGAAGCTTGGCGATTTACGGGCCATTGATACTCGCGTAGTAGAGAAGCTGTTTACGGCGGACCTCGCTTTCCTGCAAAACTTCTACCGGCAAATCAATGAAATGGAAGTGCCGACCGTACACACAAGTTGTCCGAAATGCGAGCATGAATTCGACGTGGAAGTGTCTTTTTTGGACGAGATGGCGGGGGCATAA
- a CDS encoding DUF6760 family protein translates to MAYYFHWSHDEIMSMEHRERRKWCEEISRINRNLNDDGKKPDNPFDVFGKR, encoded by the coding sequence ATCGCCTACTACTTCCACTGGTCACACGATGAAATCATGTCAATGGAGCATCGGGAACGCCGCAAGTGGTGCGAGGAAATCTCCCGCATCAACCGCAATTTGAATGATGACGGCAAAAAGCCGGACAATCCGTTTGATGTGTTTGGCAAGAGGTGA
- a CDS encoding phage tail protein, with amino-acid sequence MSKPHQIGSSFRFLVELDGLIVGGFSEVGGLQSETEVKPFWEGGVNTHPHYMIEHTKFPNLVLKRGIAGSSELWDWYDGVVSGSIKRKNGAVILHNATGQELCRWNFFNAFPVKWKGPDLNAISGQVAIESVELVHEGIKTIFKK; translated from the coding sequence ATGAGCAAACCGCATCAAATAGGCAGCAGTTTTCGCTTTCTCGTGGAGCTTGACGGACTGATTGTCGGAGGCTTTTCGGAAGTTGGCGGATTACAGTCGGAGACCGAAGTGAAGCCCTTTTGGGAAGGTGGAGTGAATACACACCCCCATTACATGATCGAGCATACGAAGTTCCCGAACCTGGTGCTCAAGAGAGGCATAGCGGGCTCCAGCGAGCTGTGGGATTGGTATGACGGCGTGGTAAGCGGCAGCATTAAACGTAAGAACGGTGCGGTTATTCTGCACAATGCAACAGGTCAGGAACTGTGCCGTTGGAATTTTTTTAATGCATTTCCCGTGAAATGGAAGGGCCCCGATCTGAACGCAATCAGCGGTCAAGTGGCGATTGAATCGGTGGAGCTTGTGCATGAAGGGATTAAGACGATTTTCAAAAAATAA